The following proteins are co-located in the Phaeodactylum tricornutum CCAP 1055/1 chromosome 2, whole genome shotgun sequence genome:
- a CDS encoding predicted protein produces MSETSSHPFIEVRGHPCPANGSSRLFVEVYTADVEAKECGTLVKRLSRELHLLQPSIDLSHLKRVHRVVDIVSLKAIQDSKRRKTTQAIQLKILLGAVSVIHQKFSVSPHGDSIAEKLEQTYNVANVCTLEVGGRVPESEDEWKLFNEHWPTSFFPHKTTAHLEKELELSERSLQQMCLGMRHALTDVTAHGTIKIPGAIVVFPDTGEVLATSTAERKYQESAERNPNPLATPILYAIQNVSRKERQSAISKGMDCPMFQRGQYLCTGLDVYTTLEPTVFEAMALVHARVRYVVFGCSSGTTQLGGLSEVKVHDLPGTNHRYRAFYCSPETDLGRQCRMLAPTETSPMK; encoded by the coding sequence ATGTCGGAAACGTCGAGCCATCCATTTATTGAAGTGCGAGGGCATCCGTGTCCAGCAAATGGCTCGAGCCGTTTGTTTGTCGAGGTTTACACAGCCGATGTAGAGGCAAAAGAGTGTGGTACCCTCGTCAAGCGGCTCTCCCGTGAGCTTCACTTATTGCAGCCATCGATTGATCTTTCTCACCTGAAACGGGTCCACCGCGTAGTCGACATTGTTTCATTGAAAGCTATCCAAGACAGCAAACGCCGAAAGACGACACAGGCAATTCAGTTAAAAATCCTATTGGGCGCTGTTAGCGTAATTCACCAAAAGTTTTCGGTATCGCCGCATGGGGATAGTATAGCAGAAAAGTTGGAGCAAACATACAATGTGGCAAATGTGTGCACTCTAGAAGTTGGCGGAAGAGTACCAGAATCGGAAGATGAGTGGAAATTATTCAACGAGCACTGGCCAACCTCATTCTTTCCCCACAAAACAACTGCTCATCTCGAGAAGGAGCTTGAGCTTTCGGAGAGGTCTCTCCAACAGATGTGTCTAGGAATGAGACATGCTTTGACCGACGTGACGGCCCACGGCACCATTAAAATACCCGGTGCCATAGTTGTTTTTCCAGATACAGGGGAAGTCCTGGCTACGTCGACCGCAGAACGTAAGTATCAGGAGTCTGCTGAGCGGAACCCCAATCCTCTTGCTACACCTATTCTATACGCTATACAAAACGTCAGCCGTAAAGAACGACAATCTGCAATTTCAAAAGGAATGGACTGCCCTATGTTCCAACGAGGTCAATATCTGTGCACTGGCTTGGATGTGTACACGACCCTCGAACCAACCGTGTTTGAAGCCATGGCACTCGTGCATGCTCGTGTGAGATACGTCGTTTTCGGATGCTCGTCCGGTACAACGCAACTTGGAGGATTGTCCGAAGTCAAGGTGCACGATCTGCCCGGTACTAACCATAGATATCGAGCCTTTTACTGCTCACCAGAAACTGACCTTGGTCGACAGTGTCGAATGCTAGCCCCAACAGAAACAAGCCCAATGAAATAA
- the Lhcf4 gene encoding protein fucoxanthin chlorophyll a/c protein (4th of 4 genes in tandem) encodes MKTAVIASLIAGAAAFAPAKNAARTSVATNMAFEDELGAQPPLGFFDPLGLVADGDQEKFDRLRYVEIKHGRISMLAVVGYLVQEAGVRLPGTIDYSGKTFAEIPNGFAAFKEIPAGGLVQLLFFIGVLESSVMRDLTGEAEFVGDFRNGAIDFGWDTFDEETQFKKRAIELNQGRAAQMGILALMVHEQLGVSLLPQ; translated from the coding sequence ATGAAGACTGCTGTCATTGCCTCTCTCATCGCCGGcgccgccgcctttgccccTGCCAAGAACGCGGCCCGTACTTCGGTTGCCACCAACATGGCATTCGAAGACGAGCTCGGTGCTCAGCCTCCGCTTGGATTCTTCGATCCCCTCGGCCTTGTCGCCGACGGTGACCAGGAGAAGTTCGACCGTCTCCGTTACGTTGAGATCAAGCATGGACGTATTTCCAtgcttgctgttgttggatACCTCGTCCAGGAAGCCGGCGTCCGTCTTCCAGGAACCATCGACTACTCCGGCAAGACCTTCGCTGAGATCCCCAACGGCTTCGCCGCCTTCAAGGAGATCCCCGCTGGTGGACTTGTacagcttcttttcttcattggaGTCCTTGAATCCAGTGTCATGCGTGACTTGACCGGCGAAGCCGAGTTCGTTGGTGACTTCCGTAACGGAGCCATCGACTTCGGCTGGGACACCTTTGACGAGGAGACCCAGTTCAAGAAGCGTGCCATTGAGCTCAACCAGGGCCGCGCTGCCCAGATGGGAATTCTTGCCCTTATGGTGCACGAGCAGTTGGGTGTCTCTCTCCTCCCCCAGTAA
- the Lhcf3 gene encoding protein fucoxanthin chlorophyl a/c protein (3rd of four closely-related genes in tandem) — MKTAVIASLIAGAAAFAPAKNAARTSVATNMAFEDELGAQPPLGFFDPLGLVADGDQEKFDRLRYVEIKHGRISMLAVVGYLVQEAGVRLPGTIDYSGKTFAEIPNGFAAFKEIPAGGLVQLLFFIGVLESSVMRDLTGEAEFVGDFRNGAIDFGWDTFDEETQFKKRAIELNQGRAAQMGILALMVHEQLGVSLLPQ, encoded by the coding sequence ATGAAGACTGCTGTCATTGCCTCCCTCATCGCCGGcgccgccgcctttgccccTGCCAAGAACGCGGCCCGTACTTCGGTTGCCACCAACATGGCATTCGAAGACGAGCTCGGTGCTCAGCCTCCGCTTGGATTCTTCGATCCCCTCGGCCTTGTCGCCGACGGTGACCAGGAGAAGTTCGACCGTCTCCGTTACGTTGAGATCAAGCATGGACGTATTTCTAtgcttgctgttgttggatACCTCGTCCAGGAAGCCGGCGTCCGTCTTCCAGGAACCATCGATTACTCCGGCAAGACCTTCGCTGAGATCCCCAACGGCTTCGCCGCCTTCAAGGAGATCCCCGCTGGTGGACTTGTacagcttcttttcttcattggaGTCCTTGAATCCAGTGTCATGCGTGACTTGACCGGCGAAGCCGAGTTCGTTGGTGACTTCCGTAACGGAGCCATCGACTTCGGCTGGGACACCTTTGACGAGGAGACCCAGTTCAAGAAGCGTGCCATTGAGCTCAACCAGGGCCGCGCTGCCCAGATGGGAATTCTTGCCCTTATGGTGCACGAGCAGTTGGGTGTCTCTCTCCTCCCCCAGTAA